In the Diceros bicornis minor isolate mBicDic1 chromosome 22, mDicBic1.mat.cur, whole genome shotgun sequence genome, one interval contains:
- the LOC131419802 gene encoding interferon beta-like, with the protein MTNRCILQMALLLCFCTVALSRNYNLLRSQLSSSNSACQNLLRQLNGTYCREDRMNFEVPEEIEQPQQLQKEDAVLVIYEMLRQTLSVFRRNFASTGWNETIVKRLHVEVHLQMDRLETNVAEITEKENFTWENTPVPHVRKYYARIVQYLKAKKYSRCAWTTVQAEILRNFSFLTGLLDYLQN; encoded by the coding sequence ATGACCAACAGGTGTATCCTCCAGATGGCTCTCCTGCTGTGTTTCTGCACCGTGGCTCTTTCCAGGAACTACAACTTGCTTCGGTCCCAACTAAGCAGCAGCAATTCGGCATGTCAGAATCTCCTGCGGCAGTTGAATGGGACCTATTGCCGCGAGGACAGAATGAACTTCGAGGTCCCCGAGGAGATTGAGCAACCACAGCAGTTGCAGAAGGAGGACGCCGTGTTGGTCATCTATGAGATGCTCCGGCAGACCTTGAGTGTTTTCAGAAGAAATTTCGCTAGCACTGGCTGGAATGAGACCATCGTCAAGAGGCTCCATGTGGAAGTCCACCTGCAGATGGACCGTCTGGAGACAAACGTGGCTGAAATAACGGAGAAGGAAAACTTCACCTGGGAAAACACGCCCGTTCCGCACGTGAGGAAATATTACGCACGGATCGTGCAGTACCTGAAGGCCAAGAAGTACAGCCGCTGTGCCTGGACAACAGTCCAAGCGGAAATCCTCAGGAACTTTTCCTTCCTTACCGGACTCCTAGATTACCTCCAAAACTGA
- the LOC131419803 gene encoding interferon alpha-4-like, whose product MALPFSFLTALVVLSCHSICSLGRELPHTPSLGNTRVLMLLEQMRRMPPFSCLKDRNDFGFPQEVFDGNQIQKAQAVSVVHEMIQQICHLFSTEVSSAAWDETLLDKFYTGLDQQLTDPEACLTQQVGVEETPLMNEDSTLAVRRYFQRITLYLQEKKYSPCAWELVRAEITRSFSTSTNL is encoded by the coding sequence ATGGCCCTACCCTTTTCCTTCCTGACGGCCCTGGTGGTGCTCAGCTGCCACTCCATCTGCTCTCTGGGCCGTGAGCTGCCTCACACCCCCAGCCTGGGCAACACAAGGGTCTTGATGCTCCTGGAACAAATGAGGAGAATGCCCCCCTTCTCCTGCCTGAAGGACAGAAATGACTTTGGATTCCCCCAGGAGGTGTTTGATGGCAACCAGATCCAGAAGGCTCAAGCCGTCTCTGTGGTCCATGAGATGATCCAGCAGATCTGCCACCTCTTCAGCACAGAGGTCTCGTCTGCTGCCTGGgatgagaccctcctggacaaatTCTACACTGGACTTGATCAGCAGCTGACTGACCCGGAAGCCTGTCTGACCCAGCAGGTGGGGGTGGAAGAGACTCCCCTGATGAATGAGgactccacgctggctgtgaggAGATACTTCCAGAGAATCACTCTGTATCTGCAAGAGAAGAAATACAGCCCTTGTGCCTGGGAGCTTGTCAGAGCAGAAATCACGAGATCCTTCTCTACATCAACAAACTTGTAA